One stretch of Carassius carassius chromosome 18, fCarCar2.1, whole genome shotgun sequence DNA includes these proteins:
- the LOC132092064 gene encoding phosphatase and actin regulator 1-like isoform X4, producing MHALFRSISAPSRGVTERHGTVGPEPMAGPAFTGAHGTWITSRLREDTSSSSSLSSSSSAEKPRKRRAFNLVRLRQPAAPGNNNTPFVISGHIKHICSNCSRGNEIRDAEGAERLAAMRSDSLVPGTHTPPIRRRSKLASLGRLFKPWKWRKKKSDTFKQTSAVLERKMSTRQSREELIKRGVLKEVYEKVEEVSVDGGHVCVSDLDRQTVISSVSESADASVTDTVSFSEVQSCGETVACLSDLVPKPSQAPPPVKPMPLPSNSADITHMRPSSLKQPPALPPKPYSRIPNHLTDTLARLSPPLPPKKVMICEPAPSFPLQCLSSQGSHTHTLTHLHPQHYATLPLSLHPPSRIIEELNKTLAFTMQRLESSVLQAVPSVLETEEKENRDSMHQTPANTHTLITHTFSMHEEEDEEDEDDDDSLFTSTLALRILRKDSLAIKLSNRPSKRELEDKNILPMMSDQERIESRQQIGTKLTRRLSQRPSAEELEQRNILKPRNEQEELEEKRELKKRLSRKLSQRPTVEELREAKILIRFSDYVEVAEAQDYDRRADKPWTRLTAADKAAIRKELNEFKSSEMEVHESSRHLTSR from the exons ATGCACGCGCTCTTCCGTTCGATCTCCGCGCCATCCCGCGGTGTGACAGAGAGACACGGCACCGTCGGTCCTGAGCCTATGGCGGGTCCCGCATTCACGGGAGCGCACGGGACCTGGATCACATCTCGGTTACGGGAGGACACGTCATCTTCTTCATCGTTATCATCGTCATCGTCCGCAGAGAAACCGCGCAAACGGAGAGCCTTTAACCTGGTCAGACTGCGGCAGCCCGCCGCCCCCGGTAACAACAACACACCGTTTGTGATCTCCGGTCATATCAAGCACATCTGCAGTAACTGCAGCCGCGGGAATGAAATCCGGGACG cagagGGGGCGGAGCGTCTGGCTGCGATGCGCTCTGATTCGCTAGTTCCCGGGACGCACACGCCTCCGATCCGCAGACGCAGCAAGCTGGCCAGTCTGGGACGACTCTTCAAACCGTGGAaatggagaaagaaaaagagcGACACTTTCAAGCAGACGTCTgcag TGCTGGAGAGGAAGATGTCGACGCGTCAGAGCAGAGAAGAGCTCATCAAGAGAGGCGTGCTGAAGGAAGTGTATGAGAAAG TAGAGGAGGTCAGCGTTGACGGCggccatgtgtgtgtgagtgacctgGACAGACAGACGGTCATCAGTTCAGTGTCAGAGTCTGCAGACGCCAGCGTCACAGACACAG TGTCGTTCTCAGAGGTCCAGTCGTGTGGTGAAACCGTGGCGTGTCTCTCGGATCTCGTCCCTAAACCATCTCAAGCCCCGCCCCCTGTGAAGCCCATGCCGTTGCCTAGCAACAGCGCTGACATCACTCACATGAGGCCGTCATCACTGAAACAGCCTCCTGCCTTACCACCGAAGCCATACAGCAGAATACCAAACCATCTGACAG ATACACTGGCTCGACTGTCGCCGCCCCTCCCTCCAAAGAAAGTGATGATATGTGAGCCGGCGCCCTCGTTTCCCCTCCAATGCCTGTCGTCCcagggctcacacacacacacgctcacacacctGCACCCGCAGCACTATGCCACGTTACCGCTGTCACTACACCCACCCAGCCGCATCATAGAGGAGCTCAATAAAACCCTCGCATTCACCATGCAGAGACTCGAGAg ctctGTACTGCAGGCGGTGCCATCTGTCCTGGAGACGGAAGAGAAGGAGAACAGAGATTCAATGCACCAAACTcctgccaacacacacacactcatcacacacaccttcagcatgCACGAGGAAGAGGACGAGGAAGATGAGGATGACGACGACTCGCTGTTTACAA gtacACTCGCTTTAAGAATCTTACGGAAAGACTCGCTGGCGATCAAACTGAGCAATCGCCCGTCGAAGAGAGAACTGGAGGATAAAAACATCCTACCCATGATGAGTGACCAGGAGCGGATAGAGTCCAGACAACAGATCGGCACCAAACTCACCCG TCGTCTGAGCCAGAGGCCGTCAGCAGAAGAGCTGGAGCAGAGGAACATCCTCAAAC CGCGGAACGAGcaggaggagctggaggagaaGCGTGAGCTGAAGAAACGGCTCTCCAGGAAG ttgaGTCAGAGGCCCACCGTGGAGGAGCTCCGAGAGGCCAAGATCCTCATCCGCTTCAGTGATTACGTGGAGGTAGCAGAAGCTCAGGACTACGACCGGCGCGCAGACAAACCCTGGACCAGACTCACCGCTGCTGATAAG GCCGCCATACGCAAAGAGCTCAACGAGTTCAAAAGCTCAGAGATGGAGGTGCACGAGTCCAGTCGACATCTAACCAG TCGTTAG
- the LOC132092064 gene encoding phosphatase and actin regulator 1-like isoform X5, protein MAAAPEQEDVDRRPIRRARSKSDTPYLTETRLSYTLQTAEGAERLAAMRSDSLVPGTHTPPIRRRSKLASLGRLFKPWKWRKKKSDTFKQTSAVLERKMSTRQSREELIKRGVLKEVYEKVEEVSVDGGHVCVSDLDRQTVISSVSESADASVTDTVSFSEVQSCGETVACLSDLVPKPSQAPPPVKPMPLPSNSADITHMRPSSLKQPPALPPKPYSRIPNHLTDTLARLSPPLPPKKVMICEPAPSFPLQCLSSQGSHTHTLTHLHPQHYATLPLSLHPPSRIIEELNKTLAFTMQRLESSVLQAVPSVLETEEKENRDSMHQTPANTHTLITHTFSMHEEEDEEDEDDDDSLFTSTLALRILRKDSLAIKLSNRPSKRELEDKNILPMMSDQERIESRQQIGTKLTRRLSQRPSAEELEQRNILKPRNEQEELEEKRELKKRLSRKLSQRPTVEELREAKILIRFSDYVEVAEAQDYDRRADKPWTRLTAADKAAIRKELNEFKSSEMEVHESSRHLTRFHRP, encoded by the exons ATGGCGGCGGCGCCCGAGCAGGAGGATGTGGACCGGCGGCCCATCAGAAGAGCCCGATCCAAGAGCGACACACCGTACCTGACCGAAACCAGGCTGTCCTACACATTACAGACAG cagagGGGGCGGAGCGTCTGGCTGCGATGCGCTCTGATTCGCTAGTTCCCGGGACGCACACGCCTCCGATCCGCAGACGCAGCAAGCTGGCCAGTCTGGGACGACTCTTCAAACCGTGGAaatggagaaagaaaaagagcGACACTTTCAAGCAGACGTCTgcag TGCTGGAGAGGAAGATGTCGACGCGTCAGAGCAGAGAAGAGCTCATCAAGAGAGGCGTGCTGAAGGAAGTGTATGAGAAAG TAGAGGAGGTCAGCGTTGACGGCggccatgtgtgtgtgagtgacctgGACAGACAGACGGTCATCAGTTCAGTGTCAGAGTCTGCAGACGCCAGCGTCACAGACACAG TGTCGTTCTCAGAGGTCCAGTCGTGTGGTGAAACCGTGGCGTGTCTCTCGGATCTCGTCCCTAAACCATCTCAAGCCCCGCCCCCTGTGAAGCCCATGCCGTTGCCTAGCAACAGCGCTGACATCACTCACATGAGGCCGTCATCACTGAAACAGCCTCCTGCCTTACCACCGAAGCCATACAGCAGAATACCAAACCATCTGACAG ATACACTGGCTCGACTGTCGCCGCCCCTCCCTCCAAAGAAAGTGATGATATGTGAGCCGGCGCCCTCGTTTCCCCTCCAATGCCTGTCGTCCcagggctcacacacacacacgctcacacacctGCACCCGCAGCACTATGCCACGTTACCGCTGTCACTACACCCACCCAGCCGCATCATAGAGGAGCTCAATAAAACCCTCGCATTCACCATGCAGAGACTCGAGAg ctctGTACTGCAGGCGGTGCCATCTGTCCTGGAGACGGAAGAGAAGGAGAACAGAGATTCAATGCACCAAACTcctgccaacacacacacactcatcacacacaccttcagcatgCACGAGGAAGAGGACGAGGAAGATGAGGATGACGACGACTCGCTGTTTACAA gtacACTCGCTTTAAGAATCTTACGGAAAGACTCGCTGGCGATCAAACTGAGCAATCGCCCGTCGAAGAGAGAACTGGAGGATAAAAACATCCTACCCATGATGAGTGACCAGGAGCGGATAGAGTCCAGACAACAGATCGGCACCAAACTCACCCG TCGTCTGAGCCAGAGGCCGTCAGCAGAAGAGCTGGAGCAGAGGAACATCCTCAAAC CGCGGAACGAGcaggaggagctggaggagaaGCGTGAGCTGAAGAAACGGCTCTCCAGGAAG ttgaGTCAGAGGCCCACCGTGGAGGAGCTCCGAGAGGCCAAGATCCTCATCCGCTTCAGTGATTACGTGGAGGTAGCAGAAGCTCAGGACTACGACCGGCGCGCAGACAAACCCTGGACCAGACTCACCGCTGCTGATAAG GCCGCCATACGCAAAGAGCTCAACGAGTTCAAAAGCTCAGAGATGGAGGTGCACGAGTCCAGTCGACATCTAACCAG GTTTCACCGGCCCTAG
- the LOC132092064 gene encoding phosphatase and actin regulator 1-like isoform X2 yields the protein MHALFRSISAPSRGVTERHGTVGPEPMAGPAFTGAHGTWITSRLREDTSSSSSLSSSSSAEKPRKRRAFNLVRLRQPAAPGNNNTPFVISGHIKHICSNCSRGNEIRDAEGAERLAAMRSDSLVPGTHTPPIRRRSKLASLGRLFKPWKWRKKKSDTFKQTSAVLERKMSTRQSREELIKRGVLKEVYEKEEVSVDGGHVCVSDLDRQTVISSVSESADASVTDTVSFSEVQSCGETVACLSDLVPKPSQAPPPVKPMPLPSNSADITHMRPSSLKQPPALPPKPYSRIPNHLTDTLARLSPPLPPKKVMICEPAPSFPLQCLSSQGSHTHTLTHLHPQHYATLPLSLHPPSRIIEELNKTLAFTMQRLESSVLQAVPSVLETEEKENRDSMHQTPANTHTLITHTFSMHEEEDEEDEDDDDSLFTSTLALRILRKDSLAIKLSNRPSKRELEDKNILPMMSDQERIESRQQIGTKLTRRLSQRPSAEELEQRNILKPRNEQEELEEKRELKKRLSRKLSQRPTVEELREAKILIRFSDYVEVAEAQDYDRRADKPWTRLTAADKAAIRKELNEFKSSEMEVHESSRHLTRFHRP from the exons ATGCACGCGCTCTTCCGTTCGATCTCCGCGCCATCCCGCGGTGTGACAGAGAGACACGGCACCGTCGGTCCTGAGCCTATGGCGGGTCCCGCATTCACGGGAGCGCACGGGACCTGGATCACATCTCGGTTACGGGAGGACACGTCATCTTCTTCATCGTTATCATCGTCATCGTCCGCAGAGAAACCGCGCAAACGGAGAGCCTTTAACCTGGTCAGACTGCGGCAGCCCGCCGCCCCCGGTAACAACAACACACCGTTTGTGATCTCCGGTCATATCAAGCACATCTGCAGTAACTGCAGCCGCGGGAATGAAATCCGGGACG cagagGGGGCGGAGCGTCTGGCTGCGATGCGCTCTGATTCGCTAGTTCCCGGGACGCACACGCCTCCGATCCGCAGACGCAGCAAGCTGGCCAGTCTGGGACGACTCTTCAAACCGTGGAaatggagaaagaaaaagagcGACACTTTCAAGCAGACGTCTgcag TGCTGGAGAGGAAGATGTCGACGCGTCAGAGCAGAGAAGAGCTCATCAAGAGAGGCGTGCTGAAGGAAGTGTATGAGAAAG AGGAGGTCAGCGTTGACGGCggccatgtgtgtgtgagtgacctgGACAGACAGACGGTCATCAGTTCAGTGTCAGAGTCTGCAGACGCCAGCGTCACAGACACAG TGTCGTTCTCAGAGGTCCAGTCGTGTGGTGAAACCGTGGCGTGTCTCTCGGATCTCGTCCCTAAACCATCTCAAGCCCCGCCCCCTGTGAAGCCCATGCCGTTGCCTAGCAACAGCGCTGACATCACTCACATGAGGCCGTCATCACTGAAACAGCCTCCTGCCTTACCACCGAAGCCATACAGCAGAATACCAAACCATCTGACAG ATACACTGGCTCGACTGTCGCCGCCCCTCCCTCCAAAGAAAGTGATGATATGTGAGCCGGCGCCCTCGTTTCCCCTCCAATGCCTGTCGTCCcagggctcacacacacacacgctcacacacctGCACCCGCAGCACTATGCCACGTTACCGCTGTCACTACACCCACCCAGCCGCATCATAGAGGAGCTCAATAAAACCCTCGCATTCACCATGCAGAGACTCGAGAg ctctGTACTGCAGGCGGTGCCATCTGTCCTGGAGACGGAAGAGAAGGAGAACAGAGATTCAATGCACCAAACTcctgccaacacacacacactcatcacacacaccttcagcatgCACGAGGAAGAGGACGAGGAAGATGAGGATGACGACGACTCGCTGTTTACAA gtacACTCGCTTTAAGAATCTTACGGAAAGACTCGCTGGCGATCAAACTGAGCAATCGCCCGTCGAAGAGAGAACTGGAGGATAAAAACATCCTACCCATGATGAGTGACCAGGAGCGGATAGAGTCCAGACAACAGATCGGCACCAAACTCACCCG TCGTCTGAGCCAGAGGCCGTCAGCAGAAGAGCTGGAGCAGAGGAACATCCTCAAAC CGCGGAACGAGcaggaggagctggaggagaaGCGTGAGCTGAAGAAACGGCTCTCCAGGAAG ttgaGTCAGAGGCCCACCGTGGAGGAGCTCCGAGAGGCCAAGATCCTCATCCGCTTCAGTGATTACGTGGAGGTAGCAGAAGCTCAGGACTACGACCGGCGCGCAGACAAACCCTGGACCAGACTCACCGCTGCTGATAAG GCCGCCATACGCAAAGAGCTCAACGAGTTCAAAAGCTCAGAGATGGAGGTGCACGAGTCCAGTCGACATCTAACCAG GTTTCACCGGCCCTAG
- the LOC132092064 gene encoding phosphatase and actin regulator 1-like isoform X1, translating to MHALFRSISAPSRGVTERHGTVGPEPMAGPAFTGAHGTWITSRLREDTSSSSSLSSSSSAEKPRKRRAFNLVRLRQPAAPGNNNTPFVISGHIKHICSNCSRGNEIRDAEGAERLAAMRSDSLVPGTHTPPIRRRSKLASLGRLFKPWKWRKKKSDTFKQTSAVLERKMSTRQSREELIKRGVLKEVYEKVEEVSVDGGHVCVSDLDRQTVISSVSESADASVTDTVSFSEVQSCGETVACLSDLVPKPSQAPPPVKPMPLPSNSADITHMRPSSLKQPPALPPKPYSRIPNHLTDTLARLSPPLPPKKVMICEPAPSFPLQCLSSQGSHTHTLTHLHPQHYATLPLSLHPPSRIIEELNKTLAFTMQRLESSVLQAVPSVLETEEKENRDSMHQTPANTHTLITHTFSMHEEEDEEDEDDDDSLFTSTLALRILRKDSLAIKLSNRPSKRELEDKNILPMMSDQERIESRQQIGTKLTRRLSQRPSAEELEQRNILKPRNEQEELEEKRELKKRLSRKLSQRPTVEELREAKILIRFSDYVEVAEAQDYDRRADKPWTRLTAADKAAIRKELNEFKSSEMEVHESSRHLTRFHRP from the exons ATGCACGCGCTCTTCCGTTCGATCTCCGCGCCATCCCGCGGTGTGACAGAGAGACACGGCACCGTCGGTCCTGAGCCTATGGCGGGTCCCGCATTCACGGGAGCGCACGGGACCTGGATCACATCTCGGTTACGGGAGGACACGTCATCTTCTTCATCGTTATCATCGTCATCGTCCGCAGAGAAACCGCGCAAACGGAGAGCCTTTAACCTGGTCAGACTGCGGCAGCCCGCCGCCCCCGGTAACAACAACACACCGTTTGTGATCTCCGGTCATATCAAGCACATCTGCAGTAACTGCAGCCGCGGGAATGAAATCCGGGACG cagagGGGGCGGAGCGTCTGGCTGCGATGCGCTCTGATTCGCTAGTTCCCGGGACGCACACGCCTCCGATCCGCAGACGCAGCAAGCTGGCCAGTCTGGGACGACTCTTCAAACCGTGGAaatggagaaagaaaaagagcGACACTTTCAAGCAGACGTCTgcag TGCTGGAGAGGAAGATGTCGACGCGTCAGAGCAGAGAAGAGCTCATCAAGAGAGGCGTGCTGAAGGAAGTGTATGAGAAAG TAGAGGAGGTCAGCGTTGACGGCggccatgtgtgtgtgagtgacctgGACAGACAGACGGTCATCAGTTCAGTGTCAGAGTCTGCAGACGCCAGCGTCACAGACACAG TGTCGTTCTCAGAGGTCCAGTCGTGTGGTGAAACCGTGGCGTGTCTCTCGGATCTCGTCCCTAAACCATCTCAAGCCCCGCCCCCTGTGAAGCCCATGCCGTTGCCTAGCAACAGCGCTGACATCACTCACATGAGGCCGTCATCACTGAAACAGCCTCCTGCCTTACCACCGAAGCCATACAGCAGAATACCAAACCATCTGACAG ATACACTGGCTCGACTGTCGCCGCCCCTCCCTCCAAAGAAAGTGATGATATGTGAGCCGGCGCCCTCGTTTCCCCTCCAATGCCTGTCGTCCcagggctcacacacacacacgctcacacacctGCACCCGCAGCACTATGCCACGTTACCGCTGTCACTACACCCACCCAGCCGCATCATAGAGGAGCTCAATAAAACCCTCGCATTCACCATGCAGAGACTCGAGAg ctctGTACTGCAGGCGGTGCCATCTGTCCTGGAGACGGAAGAGAAGGAGAACAGAGATTCAATGCACCAAACTcctgccaacacacacacactcatcacacacaccttcagcatgCACGAGGAAGAGGACGAGGAAGATGAGGATGACGACGACTCGCTGTTTACAA gtacACTCGCTTTAAGAATCTTACGGAAAGACTCGCTGGCGATCAAACTGAGCAATCGCCCGTCGAAGAGAGAACTGGAGGATAAAAACATCCTACCCATGATGAGTGACCAGGAGCGGATAGAGTCCAGACAACAGATCGGCACCAAACTCACCCG TCGTCTGAGCCAGAGGCCGTCAGCAGAAGAGCTGGAGCAGAGGAACATCCTCAAAC CGCGGAACGAGcaggaggagctggaggagaaGCGTGAGCTGAAGAAACGGCTCTCCAGGAAG ttgaGTCAGAGGCCCACCGTGGAGGAGCTCCGAGAGGCCAAGATCCTCATCCGCTTCAGTGATTACGTGGAGGTAGCAGAAGCTCAGGACTACGACCGGCGCGCAGACAAACCCTGGACCAGACTCACCGCTGCTGATAAG GCCGCCATACGCAAAGAGCTCAACGAGTTCAAAAGCTCAGAGATGGAGGTGCACGAGTCCAGTCGACATCTAACCAG GTTTCACCGGCCCTAG
- the LOC132092064 gene encoding phosphatase and actin regulator 1-like isoform X3, with the protein MHALFRSISAPSRGVTERHGTVGPEPMAGPAFTGAHGTWITSRLREDTSSSSSLSSSSSAEKPRKRRAFNLVRLRQPAAPGNNNTPFVISGHIKHICSNCSRGNEIRDEGAERLAAMRSDSLVPGTHTPPIRRRSKLASLGRLFKPWKWRKKKSDTFKQTSAVLERKMSTRQSREELIKRGVLKEVYEKVEEVSVDGGHVCVSDLDRQTVISSVSESADASVTDTVSFSEVQSCGETVACLSDLVPKPSQAPPPVKPMPLPSNSADITHMRPSSLKQPPALPPKPYSRIPNHLTDTLARLSPPLPPKKVMICEPAPSFPLQCLSSQGSHTHTLTHLHPQHYATLPLSLHPPSRIIEELNKTLAFTMQRLESSVLQAVPSVLETEEKENRDSMHQTPANTHTLITHTFSMHEEEDEEDEDDDDSLFTSTLALRILRKDSLAIKLSNRPSKRELEDKNILPMMSDQERIESRQQIGTKLTRRLSQRPSAEELEQRNILKPRNEQEELEEKRELKKRLSRKLSQRPTVEELREAKILIRFSDYVEVAEAQDYDRRADKPWTRLTAADKAAIRKELNEFKSSEMEVHESSRHLTRFHRP; encoded by the exons ATGCACGCGCTCTTCCGTTCGATCTCCGCGCCATCCCGCGGTGTGACAGAGAGACACGGCACCGTCGGTCCTGAGCCTATGGCGGGTCCCGCATTCACGGGAGCGCACGGGACCTGGATCACATCTCGGTTACGGGAGGACACGTCATCTTCTTCATCGTTATCATCGTCATCGTCCGCAGAGAAACCGCGCAAACGGAGAGCCTTTAACCTGGTCAGACTGCGGCAGCCCGCCGCCCCCGGTAACAACAACACACCGTTTGTGATCTCCGGTCATATCAAGCACATCTGCAGTAACTGCAGCCGCGGGAATGAAATCCGGGACG agGGGGCGGAGCGTCTGGCTGCGATGCGCTCTGATTCGCTAGTTCCCGGGACGCACACGCCTCCGATCCGCAGACGCAGCAAGCTGGCCAGTCTGGGACGACTCTTCAAACCGTGGAaatggagaaagaaaaagagcGACACTTTCAAGCAGACGTCTgcag TGCTGGAGAGGAAGATGTCGACGCGTCAGAGCAGAGAAGAGCTCATCAAGAGAGGCGTGCTGAAGGAAGTGTATGAGAAAG TAGAGGAGGTCAGCGTTGACGGCggccatgtgtgtgtgagtgacctgGACAGACAGACGGTCATCAGTTCAGTGTCAGAGTCTGCAGACGCCAGCGTCACAGACACAG TGTCGTTCTCAGAGGTCCAGTCGTGTGGTGAAACCGTGGCGTGTCTCTCGGATCTCGTCCCTAAACCATCTCAAGCCCCGCCCCCTGTGAAGCCCATGCCGTTGCCTAGCAACAGCGCTGACATCACTCACATGAGGCCGTCATCACTGAAACAGCCTCCTGCCTTACCACCGAAGCCATACAGCAGAATACCAAACCATCTGACAG ATACACTGGCTCGACTGTCGCCGCCCCTCCCTCCAAAGAAAGTGATGATATGTGAGCCGGCGCCCTCGTTTCCCCTCCAATGCCTGTCGTCCcagggctcacacacacacacgctcacacacctGCACCCGCAGCACTATGCCACGTTACCGCTGTCACTACACCCACCCAGCCGCATCATAGAGGAGCTCAATAAAACCCTCGCATTCACCATGCAGAGACTCGAGAg ctctGTACTGCAGGCGGTGCCATCTGTCCTGGAGACGGAAGAGAAGGAGAACAGAGATTCAATGCACCAAACTcctgccaacacacacacactcatcacacacaccttcagcatgCACGAGGAAGAGGACGAGGAAGATGAGGATGACGACGACTCGCTGTTTACAA gtacACTCGCTTTAAGAATCTTACGGAAAGACTCGCTGGCGATCAAACTGAGCAATCGCCCGTCGAAGAGAGAACTGGAGGATAAAAACATCCTACCCATGATGAGTGACCAGGAGCGGATAGAGTCCAGACAACAGATCGGCACCAAACTCACCCG TCGTCTGAGCCAGAGGCCGTCAGCAGAAGAGCTGGAGCAGAGGAACATCCTCAAAC CGCGGAACGAGcaggaggagctggaggagaaGCGTGAGCTGAAGAAACGGCTCTCCAGGAAG ttgaGTCAGAGGCCCACCGTGGAGGAGCTCCGAGAGGCCAAGATCCTCATCCGCTTCAGTGATTACGTGGAGGTAGCAGAAGCTCAGGACTACGACCGGCGCGCAGACAAACCCTGGACCAGACTCACCGCTGCTGATAAG GCCGCCATACGCAAAGAGCTCAACGAGTTCAAAAGCTCAGAGATGGAGGTGCACGAGTCCAGTCGACATCTAACCAG GTTTCACCGGCCCTAG
- the LOC132092064 gene encoding phosphatase and actin regulator 1-like isoform X6, whose translation MAAAPEQEDVDRRPIRRARSKSDTPYLTETRLSYTLQTEGAERLAAMRSDSLVPGTHTPPIRRRSKLASLGRLFKPWKWRKKKSDTFKQTSAVLERKMSTRQSREELIKRGVLKEVYEKVEEVSVDGGHVCVSDLDRQTVISSVSESADASVTDTVSFSEVQSCGETVACLSDLVPKPSQAPPPVKPMPLPSNSADITHMRPSSLKQPPALPPKPYSRIPNHLTDTLARLSPPLPPKKVMICEPAPSFPLQCLSSQGSHTHTLTHLHPQHYATLPLSLHPPSRIIEELNKTLAFTMQRLESSVLQAVPSVLETEEKENRDSMHQTPANTHTLITHTFSMHEEEDEEDEDDDDSLFTSTLALRILRKDSLAIKLSNRPSKRELEDKNILPMMSDQERIESRQQIGTKLTRRLSQRPSAEELEQRNILKPRNEQEELEEKRELKKRLSRKLSQRPTVEELREAKILIRFSDYVEVAEAQDYDRRADKPWTRLTAADKAAIRKELNEFKSSEMEVHESSRHLTRFHRP comes from the exons ATGGCGGCGGCGCCCGAGCAGGAGGATGTGGACCGGCGGCCCATCAGAAGAGCCCGATCCAAGAGCGACACACCGTACCTGACCGAAACCAGGCTGTCCTACACATTACAGACAG agGGGGCGGAGCGTCTGGCTGCGATGCGCTCTGATTCGCTAGTTCCCGGGACGCACACGCCTCCGATCCGCAGACGCAGCAAGCTGGCCAGTCTGGGACGACTCTTCAAACCGTGGAaatggagaaagaaaaagagcGACACTTTCAAGCAGACGTCTgcag TGCTGGAGAGGAAGATGTCGACGCGTCAGAGCAGAGAAGAGCTCATCAAGAGAGGCGTGCTGAAGGAAGTGTATGAGAAAG TAGAGGAGGTCAGCGTTGACGGCggccatgtgtgtgtgagtgacctgGACAGACAGACGGTCATCAGTTCAGTGTCAGAGTCTGCAGACGCCAGCGTCACAGACACAG TGTCGTTCTCAGAGGTCCAGTCGTGTGGTGAAACCGTGGCGTGTCTCTCGGATCTCGTCCCTAAACCATCTCAAGCCCCGCCCCCTGTGAAGCCCATGCCGTTGCCTAGCAACAGCGCTGACATCACTCACATGAGGCCGTCATCACTGAAACAGCCTCCTGCCTTACCACCGAAGCCATACAGCAGAATACCAAACCATCTGACAG ATACACTGGCTCGACTGTCGCCGCCCCTCCCTCCAAAGAAAGTGATGATATGTGAGCCGGCGCCCTCGTTTCCCCTCCAATGCCTGTCGTCCcagggctcacacacacacacgctcacacacctGCACCCGCAGCACTATGCCACGTTACCGCTGTCACTACACCCACCCAGCCGCATCATAGAGGAGCTCAATAAAACCCTCGCATTCACCATGCAGAGACTCGAGAg ctctGTACTGCAGGCGGTGCCATCTGTCCTGGAGACGGAAGAGAAGGAGAACAGAGATTCAATGCACCAAACTcctgccaacacacacacactcatcacacacaccttcagcatgCACGAGGAAGAGGACGAGGAAGATGAGGATGACGACGACTCGCTGTTTACAA gtacACTCGCTTTAAGAATCTTACGGAAAGACTCGCTGGCGATCAAACTGAGCAATCGCCCGTCGAAGAGAGAACTGGAGGATAAAAACATCCTACCCATGATGAGTGACCAGGAGCGGATAGAGTCCAGACAACAGATCGGCACCAAACTCACCCG TCGTCTGAGCCAGAGGCCGTCAGCAGAAGAGCTGGAGCAGAGGAACATCCTCAAAC CGCGGAACGAGcaggaggagctggaggagaaGCGTGAGCTGAAGAAACGGCTCTCCAGGAAG ttgaGTCAGAGGCCCACCGTGGAGGAGCTCCGAGAGGCCAAGATCCTCATCCGCTTCAGTGATTACGTGGAGGTAGCAGAAGCTCAGGACTACGACCGGCGCGCAGACAAACCCTGGACCAGACTCACCGCTGCTGATAAG GCCGCCATACGCAAAGAGCTCAACGAGTTCAAAAGCTCAGAGATGGAGGTGCACGAGTCCAGTCGACATCTAACCAG GTTTCACCGGCCCTAG